In Acidaminococcus fermentans DSM 20731, one genomic interval encodes:
- a CDS encoding bifunctional metallophosphatase/5'-nucleotidase → MLNRKKFLRAGASAALFALLLPLQAWAQVVILHTNDIHCGVDRNLTLARVAAYKKKQKALNPQTLLLDAGDAIQGEPLGKLTDGRAMVRILNGAGYDFAIPGNHEFDYGMDNFLSLAKKLDCGYTSCNFVRLDTGKPVLAPCRIFPFKERKVALIGVTTPGTLVSSTPRFFQDEKGHFIYGFCEDKAGVKLYRQVQDTVEEAREQGADTVILVAHLGSDGSIPVWSSRALLAHVTGVDGLIDGHSHEQYEVFYPDRNGKMIPVAQTGTKLQSLGRMVIEDDGTIRGELVRELMEPDPQVEKLVRKEMAKVDRALSQKVGESSVELVDSLEGQRAVRQKETNLGDFAADAFRTCFKADAALINGGSFRSGLPRGAWTRKTLLTLFPFGNQAVLRSISGQQLLDALELSVSHAPEENGGFLQVSGLTFVYDPAIPSPVKLDDQGNFARVEGERRVRQVMIGGKPLDPAEDYLVAGTSYILSDGGNGYTMFRDTTLVAEPGLSDVDILADYVQKQGVSEAYRKPEGQGRIRIDRK, encoded by the coding sequence ATGCTCAACCGCAAGAAATTCCTGCGGGCCGGCGCTTCTGCCGCCCTCTTTGCCCTTCTGCTGCCTCTCCAGGCCTGGGCCCAGGTGGTGATACTCCACACCAACGACATCCATTGCGGGGTGGACAGGAACCTGACCCTGGCCCGGGTGGCGGCTTATAAAAAGAAACAGAAAGCCCTGAATCCCCAGACCCTGCTCCTGGACGCCGGAGATGCCATCCAGGGGGAACCCCTGGGGAAACTCACCGACGGACGGGCCATGGTCCGGATCCTGAATGGGGCGGGCTATGATTTTGCCATTCCCGGCAACCATGAATTCGATTACGGCATGGACAACTTCCTGTCCCTGGCCAAAAAACTGGACTGCGGGTACACCAGCTGCAACTTCGTCCGGCTGGATACCGGGAAACCCGTCCTGGCCCCCTGCCGGATCTTTCCCTTCAAAGAACGGAAGGTGGCGCTTATCGGGGTCACCACCCCCGGTACCCTGGTGTCGTCCACGCCCCGGTTCTTCCAGGACGAAAAAGGCCATTTTATCTATGGATTCTGTGAGGACAAAGCAGGGGTGAAGCTTTACAGACAGGTCCAGGATACGGTGGAGGAAGCACGGGAACAAGGGGCGGATACGGTGATCCTGGTGGCGCATCTGGGCAGTGACGGTTCCATCCCCGTATGGAGCAGCCGGGCACTCCTGGCCCATGTAACCGGCGTGGACGGGCTCATCGACGGCCATTCTCACGAACAGTACGAAGTGTTCTATCCGGACCGGAACGGGAAAATGATCCCGGTGGCCCAGACCGGCACCAAACTCCAAAGCCTGGGGCGTATGGTCATCGAAGATGACGGTACCATCCGGGGCGAACTGGTCCGGGAGCTGATGGAGCCGGATCCCCAGGTGGAGAAACTGGTCCGGAAAGAAATGGCCAAAGTGGACCGGGCCCTGTCCCAGAAGGTGGGAGAATCCTCTGTGGAACTGGTGGATTCCCTGGAGGGCCAGCGGGCCGTGCGCCAGAAGGAAACCAATCTGGGGGATTTTGCCGCAGATGCTTTCCGGACCTGTTTCAAGGCGGATGCGGCCCTGATCAACGGGGGCTCCTTCCGGTCCGGTCTGCCCCGGGGCGCCTGGACCCGGAAGACCCTTCTGACCCTGTTCCCCTTTGGGAACCAGGCGGTGCTCCGGAGTATTTCCGGCCAGCAGCTGCTGGATGCCCTGGAACTGAGCGTATCCCATGCGCCGGAAGAAAACGGCGGGTTCCTCCAGGTATCCGGGCTGACCTTTGTCTACGATCCGGCCATCCCCTCACCGGTGAAACTGGATGACCAGGGAAATTTCGCCCGGGTGGAAGGGGAACGGAGGGTCCGCCAGGTGATGATCGGCGGCAAACCCCTGGATCCGGCGGAAGACTATCTGGTGGCCGGGACCAGCTACATCCTCAGCGACGGGGGCAACGGCTATACCATGTTCCGGGACACCACCCTGGTAGCGGAACCGGGCCTGTCCGACGTGGACATCCTGGCTGATTACGTCCAGAAACAGGGCGTCAGCGAGGCCTATCGGAAGCCGGAAGGGCAGGGGAGGATCCGGATAGACAGGAAATAA
- a CDS encoding nucleoside hydrolase, whose amino-acid sequence MKIQNDFRKFFRIVGILALAVLAPLGRGLAAEKEKVILDTDMVELLDDGVAMMMLAQAPNIQLEGVTIVFGNTWVETGTAAAIRQLEGMGRKDIPVFMGVNEPTRKDRFAHMAEEKRLYGQNFDSHKGAAGYPRPASWQQVYRERYHREPELQPRKEAAADFIVRTIRKNPGEVTLVAIGSGANLAAALDRDPSIAGKVKRVVYMAGAFMVEGNVMPHGEFNVWIDPESARKVYRAPWTEQVFLPLDVCNTAKLSRQEYQVLTGKITQPWARAMWKDYWAGPLFQQDPGFSSYIWDVLAAAVVIDPLVITREETLPVDVNDQYGPGYGDTLAYRGFGPEGTQKARIVFAVDQDRLWPMVEKVFDRL is encoded by the coding sequence ATGAAGATACAGAATGATTTCAGAAAATTCTTTCGTATTGTGGGGATCCTGGCGCTTGCGGTCCTGGCCCCTTTGGGGCGGGGGCTGGCAGCTGAGAAGGAAAAGGTGATCCTGGATACGGATATGGTGGAACTGCTGGATGACGGGGTGGCCATGATGATGCTGGCCCAGGCCCCCAACATCCAGTTGGAAGGGGTGACCATCGTCTTTGGGAACACCTGGGTGGAAACCGGGACCGCAGCGGCCATCCGTCAGTTGGAAGGGATGGGACGGAAGGATATCCCGGTGTTTATGGGGGTGAATGAACCCACCCGGAAAGACCGGTTTGCCCATATGGCGGAAGAAAAACGCCTGTACGGACAGAATTTCGACAGCCATAAAGGAGCCGCCGGCTATCCCCGTCCGGCTTCCTGGCAGCAGGTATACCGGGAACGGTACCACCGGGAACCGGAACTGCAGCCCCGGAAGGAGGCGGCAGCCGATTTCATTGTCCGGACCATCCGGAAGAATCCTGGAGAGGTGACCCTGGTGGCCATTGGCAGTGGAGCCAACCTGGCGGCAGCCCTGGACCGGGATCCGTCCATTGCCGGAAAGGTGAAACGGGTGGTGTACATGGCCGGAGCCTTCATGGTGGAAGGCAATGTGATGCCCCACGGAGAATTCAATGTATGGATCGATCCGGAATCGGCCCGGAAAGTGTACCGGGCACCCTGGACGGAACAGGTGTTCCTGCCGCTGGATGTATGCAATACGGCCAAACTGAGCCGGCAGGAATATCAGGTGCTTACGGGGAAAATCACCCAGCCCTGGGCCCGTGCCATGTGGAAGGATTACTGGGCAGGGCCTCTGTTCCAGCAGGATCCGGGCTTTTCCAGCTATATCTGGGATGTGCTGGCCGCTGCCGTGGTCATCGATCCCCTGGTGATCACCCGGGAAGAAACCCTGCCGGTGGATGTGAATGACCAGTACGGACCGGGCTATGGAGATACGCTGGCTTACCGGGGCTTTGGACCGGAAGGTACCCAGAAGGCCCGGATCGTCTTTGCCGTGGATCAGGACCGGCTGTGGCCCATGGTGGAAAAAGTCTTTGACCGGCTGTAA
- a CDS encoding TFIIB-type zinc ribbon-containing protein: MTDTSVAYKCPNCGGPLEFQPGASQVVCPYCDTKLDVAQMEALFARQQERAAAAQEAKEERWNTEMAGKEWSTEEASVLKAFTCSACGAEIVCDENTLATECCYCGNPTMMPNRFSGMLKPDYVIPFTKTKDDAVAALKEFYKGKRLLPAAFTANNRVQDIQPMYVPFWLFDSKIHASADFQGEDDNVMETSDEIITETRVFQCIRSGRMSFHKIPVDGSSKMDDTYMESIEPFDYSQMVPFSPAYLTGFLADKYDVDAEASVPRADERVERSAVGVLEETVKARGYDRTILKDSVVRKDEDQVAYALAPVWILTTRYQDKPYTFMMNGQTGKMVGTLPYDNQKSLMYMGAVAAILTPALYFVAKMFLT, translated from the coding sequence ATGACCGATACCTCTGTTGCCTACAAGTGTCCCAACTGCGGCGGGCCCCTGGAATTCCAGCCGGGGGCAAGCCAGGTGGTCTGTCCCTACTGCGATACCAAACTGGACGTGGCCCAGATGGAAGCCCTCTTTGCCCGGCAGCAGGAACGGGCGGCAGCCGCCCAGGAAGCAAAGGAAGAACGCTGGAATACGGAGATGGCCGGCAAGGAATGGAGCACGGAAGAAGCTTCCGTCCTGAAAGCCTTCACCTGTTCCGCCTGCGGTGCGGAAATCGTCTGTGACGAAAACACCCTGGCCACGGAATGCTGCTACTGCGGGAATCCCACCATGATGCCCAACCGTTTCAGCGGCATGCTGAAGCCGGATTACGTGATCCCCTTCACCAAGACCAAGGACGATGCGGTGGCGGCCCTGAAGGAATTCTACAAGGGCAAGCGCCTGCTGCCGGCGGCCTTTACGGCCAACAACCGGGTCCAGGACATCCAGCCCATGTACGTGCCCTTCTGGCTCTTCGATTCCAAAATCCATGCCAGTGCCGACTTCCAGGGGGAAGACGACAATGTAATGGAAACCAGCGATGAGATCATTACGGAAACCCGGGTGTTCCAGTGCATCCGCAGTGGCCGGATGAGCTTCCATAAGATTCCGGTGGACGGCTCCAGCAAAATGGACGATACCTATATGGAAAGCATCGAACCTTTCGATTATTCCCAGATGGTGCCCTTCAGCCCGGCCTATCTCACCGGTTTCCTGGCGGACAAATACGATGTGGATGCGGAAGCTTCCGTGCCCCGGGCTGATGAACGGGTGGAACGGTCCGCCGTAGGGGTGCTGGAAGAAACCGTCAAGGCCAGGGGCTATGACCGGACCATCCTCAAGGACAGCGTGGTCCGGAAGGATGAAGACCAGGTGGCCTATGCCCTGGCTCCGGTGTGGATCCTGACCACCCGGTATCAGGACAAACCCTACACCTTTATGATGAACGGACAGACCGGGAAGATGGTGGGGACACTGCCCTATGACAACCAGAAATCCCTGATGTATATGGGGGCTGTGGCGGCCATCCTCACACCGGCCCTGTATTTTGTGGCAAAGATGTTCTTGACGTAA
- a CDS encoding SPFH domain-containing protein, giving the protein MGLIKAGMGAVGGVLADQWKEFFYCQMAPDILMMKGQKRTGSRSSNQGDDNIISNGSRIAVNNGQCMMIVENGKVVDLCAEPGEYTYDKSTEPSIFTGDLKDNVKDIFKQLGKRFTFGGDTGKDQRVYYFNTKELIGNKYGTPSEIPFKVKDDTTGQVLTIRLRCFGEYSYRITDPILFYTHVAGNDFDEYRRETLDSQMKSELLMALAPAFAQLSAQRIDYTEIMAHTFELAEALNDVLSKKWRDLRGIEIVSFGISNIKANEADEEKIQKVQMSMTMGSDPRMAMGAVVDATADSMRIAAGNQNAGAAFGFMGMNMAGNAGANMFQALAGQAAAQQPAPPPAGAPRQPSGFAPGAADPNGWDCSCGQKGNTGKFCMACGAKKPEPAGTWDCACGHKGNTGKFCMECGAPKPETQPQGWTCPGCGTVNQGKFCMNCGAKKPEDAPLYRCDKCGWQPPDPHHPPKFCPQCGDPFDDNDKS; this is encoded by the coding sequence ATGGGACTGATCAAAGCAGGGATGGGCGCTGTAGGCGGCGTGCTGGCCGATCAATGGAAAGAGTTTTTCTACTGCCAGATGGCACCGGACATCCTGATGATGAAAGGCCAGAAACGGACCGGGAGCCGGAGCTCCAACCAGGGCGACGACAACATCATCAGCAACGGATCCCGGATCGCTGTGAACAACGGCCAGTGCATGATGATCGTGGAAAACGGCAAGGTGGTGGATCTGTGTGCAGAACCGGGGGAATACACCTACGACAAAAGCACTGAACCTTCCATCTTCACCGGGGATCTGAAAGACAATGTGAAGGACATTTTCAAACAGCTGGGGAAACGGTTCACCTTCGGCGGGGATACCGGTAAGGATCAGCGGGTATACTATTTCAATACCAAGGAACTGATCGGGAACAAATACGGGACCCCCAGCGAAATCCCCTTCAAGGTGAAGGATGATACCACTGGCCAGGTGCTGACCATCCGGCTCCGGTGCTTCGGGGAATACAGCTACCGGATCACGGACCCCATCCTGTTCTATACCCACGTGGCCGGGAACGATTTCGACGAATACCGCAGGGAAACCCTGGACAGCCAGATGAAAAGCGAACTGCTCATGGCCCTGGCACCGGCTTTTGCCCAGCTCAGCGCTCAGCGGATCGACTACACGGAAATCATGGCCCATACCTTTGAACTGGCGGAAGCCCTCAACGATGTCCTGAGCAAAAAATGGCGGGATCTCCGGGGCATTGAAATCGTTTCCTTCGGAATCAGCAATATCAAAGCCAATGAAGCGGATGAAGAAAAGATCCAGAAGGTCCAGATGAGCATGACCATGGGCAGTGATCCCCGGATGGCCATGGGGGCCGTGGTGGATGCCACCGCCGATTCCATGAGGATAGCGGCAGGAAACCAGAACGCCGGAGCCGCCTTCGGGTTCATGGGCATGAATATGGCAGGGAATGCCGGGGCGAACATGTTCCAGGCCCTGGCAGGCCAGGCGGCGGCCCAGCAGCCGGCCCCACCGCCGGCAGGAGCACCACGTCAGCCCAGTGGGTTTGCCCCAGGAGCGGCGGATCCCAATGGCTGGGACTGCAGCTGCGGCCAGAAGGGCAATACCGGGAAGTTCTGCATGGCCTGCGGCGCCAAAAAGCCGGAACCGGCAGGGACCTGGGACTGCGCCTGCGGCCACAAAGGGAATACCGGGAAGTTCTGTATGGAATGTGGCGCTCCCAAACCGGAAACCCAGCCCCAGGGATGGACCTGTCCCGGCTGCGGCACGGTAAACCAGGGGAAATTCTGCATGAACTGCGGAGCCAAAAAACCGGAGGATGCGCCTTTGTACCGCTGTGACAAATGCGGCTGGCAGCCCCCCGATCCCCATCATCCCCCCAAATTCTGCCCTCAGTGCGGAGATCCCTTTGACGACAACGACAAGAGCTGA
- a CDS encoding TPM domain-containing protein, giving the protein MKKLLRILALLVLLVGMAVSASAASALVLDQADLLRPQEEKVLQQSLDQVSQKYQVRLAVVTVKSTGNVKPGEFANVMLDKIKDSKLKGNMVLLLSMKDRDWYISTDNGMRKMITDKAGIKALSGKFLPALKKNNYPEAFGQYAKGADELLAYYQKEGKPYDPANAFNPLALAIAAAVSLGIGFLVRRILIGQMNNVMPALEAGVYLDRDSFQLEENADNYLYMTVHRKPKKSRESAKADSTDEDHGGGGGKF; this is encoded by the coding sequence ATGAAGAAGTTACTGCGCATCCTGGCACTCCTGGTGCTTCTGGTGGGCATGGCCGTTTCCGCATCGGCAGCCTCTGCCCTGGTGCTGGATCAGGCTGATCTCCTGCGGCCCCAGGAAGAGAAAGTCCTCCAGCAGTCCCTGGACCAGGTGAGCCAGAAATATCAGGTACGGCTGGCGGTGGTCACGGTGAAAAGCACCGGAAACGTGAAACCCGGAGAGTTCGCCAATGTAATGCTGGACAAGATCAAAGACAGCAAGCTCAAGGGAAATATGGTGCTGCTCCTGTCCATGAAGGATCGGGACTGGTACATTTCCACCGACAACGGCATGCGGAAAATGATCACCGACAAAGCCGGTATCAAGGCCCTCAGCGGAAAATTCCTGCCGGCCCTGAAAAAGAACAACTATCCGGAAGCCTTCGGCCAGTATGCCAAAGGGGCGGATGAACTGCTGGCCTACTACCAGAAAGAAGGGAAGCCCTACGATCCTGCCAATGCCTTCAATCCTCTGGCCCTGGCCATTGCCGCTGCGGTGTCCCTGGGCATCGGGTTCCTGGTGCGCCGGATCCTCATCGGCCAGATGAACAATGTGATGCCGGCCCTGGAAGCCGGGGTCTATCTGGACCGGGACAGCTTCCAGCTGGAAGAAAATGCGGACAACTACCTGTACATGACGGTCCATCGCAAGCCGAAGAAGAGCCGCGAAAGCGCCAAGGCCGACAGTACCGATGAGGATCATGGGGGCGGCGGCGGAAAGTTCTGA